Genomic window (Lycium ferocissimum isolate CSIRO_LF1 unplaced genomic scaffold, AGI_CSIRO_Lferr_CH_V1 ctg789, whole genome shotgun sequence):
ttttaaaatagattaaaaagaaaaaaagtactCCCTCGGTCTCATTTTAAGTGGTTTCATTTAACTTGGCACAAAATTTAAGGAGTAAAAGAAgactttgaatcttgtgattctttgaatcttgtgattctGAATTAAACatgtgtgtaatgtactaaatgtcctttgaatcttatgatatgatatttgaattgtgaacttactaaatataaaaatagataCTTTTTTAAGTAAGatacttaggcctcatttgttttcattaagattaagacgtctgaatctgaatacacatctgaataattaagatgttgtctctcgacctgaacactgaatgatttagactgtttgttttctcaacatctgaatgtgcatgatgtatttatttaaacacaataaatataaaattcaaataaaatcgaagctgaaaactagaaaataaatataaatttaataaaataaaaatattatttgataaaaatatgaaatatttatgtTTGCTAGTAATGATGGAGATGGAGATGTTTGTAGTGATGGTGGGTGGGGTTTTTGGGGGAGGGGCAGAGGAGGGGTTTGTAGGtgcggtggtggtggtggggtgggtCTAGGGGTagggtgggtggtggtgaggggaTGGTTGGGGGTAAGGTACGTGGGTGGTGAATGTGGTGGGTGAGTTTGTGGAGTGGGGTGAAGGTTGGGGTGGTGTTGGTGGTAAGTGGGGGTAGGGTTGGAGTGTGGGTGGTGGAgggttggggtgggtggtggtgggtgggTAGGTGGGGTGGTGGGGGGAGATGGAGCTGGTGATAAAAATTATCCATACAAAATATCTCTTAATGATGTTAAGACTTCGtttaagatcttaatgattaagacacATTCGAACCAAATAAGTcttagatcttaatgtaaacaaCGCACTTAATGATTTAAGGTCTGAgtcattcagattcagacctccattaagtgtaaacaaatgaggccttaaatTGAGACGATAACTTGGTGGAAGGAAGAGAGGAGATTAGTATTTTATTTGGCGGGGGGACGTGGGGGAAGGGGgaagggggaggggggtgggtaGTCGCAAAGGCAAAAACTAACAAGAGAAAGGGCAAAAACTAAACAAGGCAAAATCCACAGAAAGCTAAAACCACCACGTTGGTATTGCATGGAAACCGAATGTCAACTCTCTTCAAATTGACCTCTTCCCTTATTATTCTTTGCTTTCTAGAGGGTCGCTTCTCTTCCgtcctttttctctctctctctctctctctgtcccCGCACTCCCTCATATAAATAAAAACCCCCATTCTCATTGCCCCAGCATAAATTAACTTTCCCTTTTCAAGACTTTGCCGCAAAGAAAAACACAAACTTGATCACCAAGAATTTACCAACTATACAAAACCCCATTTACACCAAGAAACAAATTTCAGAATAGAGAAAAATGAAGTTGGTTTGGTCTCCAGAACAAGCCTCTAAAGCTTATCTTGATACTATTAAATCCGTAAGTatacaatttcaagaaattcCCATCATctgtttttcccctttttctccAAGAAtacttttgttgatttttgttggttttttcAATGTTTATACAGTGTAAGATATTTAGAGAATCTAGTGTAGCAGAGATGATATCAGCCATGGCAGCAGGATGGGACGCAAAAATGATTGTAGAAACATGGTCAAAAGGTGGTGTTATGACAACAAGTATTGGATTAGCAGTTGCAAATCATGTTACAGGTGGTAGACATATTTGTGTAGTACCAGACGAAATTTCAAGAACAGAATATATATCAGCTATGGAACATGCTGGAATGTCACCTGAAGTTGTGGTTGGAGAACCTGAAGAAGCAATGGAAGGGTTAATAGGTATTGATttcttggttgttgattgtAGAAGAAATGATTTTGGTAGGATCTTGGGGGTTGCTAAATTAGGACACAGAGGTGCAGTTTTGATATGTAAGAATGCAAGTTCAAGAGTTGAGTCTGATTTTAGATGGAGGAGTGTACTTGACGGAAAATCAAGAATTGTGAGGTCTGTTTTTTTGCCGGTTGGTAAAGGTTTGGATATAGCACATGTTGGAGCCACCGTAAGTGGTGGAGGAAAGGGTGGGAAGACAGCAAATAGATGGATTAGACATTTTGATAGAGATACAGGAGAGGAATTTGTGATACGTAAGTGATTACGTTGGTCCATTTTCAAGAAGATGGaaaattcttttattattactacttttttttttcttttgtctttttcttCACCTCttgtttaatattttctttcttttctttcggTTTCTGACGTTCTGTATATAGATTATACAAACTAATCaggtctttttcttttttctctcttcaattttgatATATGCTAGTGCTTATCTTGGTGAAgaaagttgtatatatgtaagaaACTTTTGGATGAAATAGTACTGCGTCCAGTCATTTTACttgttatgtttttttttgcAGGCCTCTTAAACT
Coding sequences:
- the LOC132045771 gene encoding uncharacterized protein LOC132045771; translated protein: MKLVWSPEQASKAYLDTIKSCKIFRESSVAEMISAMAAGWDAKMIVETWSKGGVMTTSIGLAVANHVTGGRHICVVPDEISRTEYISAMEHAGMSPEVVVGEPEEAMEGLIGIDFLVVDCRRNDFGRILGVAKLGHRGAVLICKNASSRVESDFRWRSVLDGKSRIVRSVFLPVGKGLDIAHVGATVSGGGKGGKTANRWIRHFDRDTGEEFVIRK